One stretch of Lachnospiraceae bacterium oral taxon 096 DNA includes these proteins:
- a CDS encoding nucleoside phosphorylase, translating into MSIIKNTIPILEYDTNPYAVIDPTHEKLDLDLPKKCVFAFLGDYIDQFAIHHHAEKVAEFISATKKYPIYVLNDGGEPIVLCQAPVGAAAATQILDWLIGYGVREIISAGSCGCLESFEESTFLVPYKALRDEGTSYHYIQPSRFIQINEVARKAIEETIVEHGMKYQEVMTWSTDGFFRETKDKVAYRKSEGCSVVEMECSALAACASFRKVIWGMILYTADSLVDVEKYDERNWGGNAYEYALLLCLDAVKKII; encoded by the coding sequence ATGAGTATCATAAAAAATACTATTCCTATACTCGAATACGATACCAATCCATATGCAGTAATTGATCCCACGCATGAAAAGTTAGACCTAGATTTACCTAAAAAATGTGTGTTTGCCTTTTTGGGCGATTATATTGATCAGTTTGCAATTCATCATCATGCTGAAAAAGTGGCAGAATTTATTAGTGCGACCAAAAAATATCCTATTTATGTCCTAAATGATGGGGGAGAACCTATTGTGCTTTGCCAAGCTCCAGTGGGTGCTGCAGCAGCCACACAGATACTCGATTGGTTAATTGGATATGGGGTGAGAGAAATCATTTCAGCTGGTTCTTGTGGTTGTTTGGAGTCATTTGAAGAGAGTACATTTCTTGTTCCCTACAAAGCTTTGAGAGATGAGGGAACTTCCTATCACTATATACAACCTTCTCGGTTTATTCAAATCAACGAAGTGGCAAGAAAAGCAATTGAAGAAACCATTGTAGAGCATGGAATGAAATATCAAGAGGTAATGACCTGGTCGACCGATGGCTTTTTTAGAGAGACAAAGGATAAGGTTGCTTACCGAAAGAGCGAAGGTTGTTCTGTTGTCGAAATGGAATGTTCGGCTCTTGCAGCCTGTGCTTCCTTTCGCAAAGTGATATGGGGAATGATTTTATATACAGCAGATAGCCTTGTTGATGTGGAAAAGTATGATGAGAGAAATTGGGGAGGTAATGCCTATGAGTATGCATTGCTTCTGTGTTTGGATGCAGTGAAAAAAATCATTTAG
- a CDS encoding SdpI family protein, which produces MGFWIFMFIMDLLCPLVMIVFGRRFINNPPKSINSFYGYRTKLSMKNETTWKYAHKIAGKIWLYCGLVLLPLSVVAMLFFIGKDIDTVGTAGGIISYIQIIVLLLTLVLTEIELHKHFDKNGNLRTGGKNSRGKNDGR; this is translated from the coding sequence TTGGGATTCTGGATTTTTATGTTTATCATGGATTTGCTTTGCCCACTAGTTATGATTGTATTTGGTAGGAGATTTATAAATAATCCGCCCAAGAGTATAAATTCTTTTTACGGATATAGGACTAAGCTATCGATGAAAAATGAAACCACATGGAAGTATGCTCATAAAATTGCTGGCAAGATATGGCTCTACTGTGGATTAGTTCTTCTTCCATTATCTGTGGTTGCAATGCTCTTTTTTATTGGAAAGGACATAGATACTGTTGGTACTGCAGGAGGGATTATCTCTTATATACAGATCATTGTCCTGCTTCTTACTCTTGTGTTGACAGAAATTGAACTGCACAAGCACTTTGATAAAAATGGAAATTTACGCACAGGGGGAAAAAATAGTAGAGGGAAAAATGATGGCAGATAA
- a CDS encoding YjdF family protein, with amino-acid sequence MKHISCGMTVLFDTPFWVGIFERVEDEKLTVAKVTFGSEPKDYEVYDFILHHYDDLKFSPSISVNIKKIADNPKRRQRVAQKQVQSNGIGTKSQQALQLQMTESKIKRQQRSKEQREAEKQRQFDLKQQKRKQKKKGH; translated from the coding sequence ATGAAACATATTAGTTGTGGGATGACTGTCTTATTTGACACACCTTTTTGGGTTGGAATTTTTGAGCGAGTTGAAGATGAAAAGCTGACAGTTGCTAAAGTTACTTTTGGCTCAGAGCCGAAGGATTATGAGGTGTATGATTTTATTCTTCATCATTATGATGATTTAAAATTTAGTCCTTCTATCTCTGTCAATATCAAAAAGATTGCAGATAATCCAAAACGCAGGCAGAGAGTGGCACAAAAGCAGGTGCAAAGTAATGGTATAGGCACAAAGTCACAACAGGCTTTGCAATTGCAGATGACAGAGAGTAAGATTAAGCGTCAGCAAAGGAGTAAAGAGCAGAGGGAAGCAGAAAAGCAGCGTCAGTTCGATCTAAAACAGCAAAAAAGAAAACAGAAGAAAAAGGGTCATTAA
- a CDS encoding HAMP domain-containing histidine kinase, protein MGNKKSLRYLISKYAIMELVYSFFIVVLFYVGLNVLLNTGVVYPANYADIQSEKVEAGFQTEDWTPAEIPYYYDFLYLKDGKIIENTIDKKYDDLVQQAIKNGRAISGKIIGSNIFKAYTRGNRQLVIRYRVNVIFTNEKLYRFFENFECGYIVLILMIWFLGFALLLIRSSNILKREIYKIAMANDNISRMDLDYEREHSEYKEIDGVLRSIDVLAENLKKSLGEQWDMQVKQKELVEQLTHDIRTPITLIKGNLELLKEEHRDLSSERFADISNGIDRLEKYIEKLKKFSYTMEGKKDVVSNEVILYWIEVMSSICRLNGLTLEVIKSESSNIKLDKEEVAVALQNIVTNAVEYSKKGSKIMVAFKDEPSEFILTVRDEGMGFDKDLLPLLTEKFISGKVKDKCDKHGLGLWGVKNIVVANNGNLYLKNYSGRTAGAEVKIVFNKE, encoded by the coding sequence GTGGGAAATAAAAAAAGTTTAAGATATTTAATCAGCAAATATGCAATTATGGAGTTAGTATATAGTTTTTTTATTGTTGTGTTATTTTATGTAGGATTAAATGTATTATTAAATACCGGTGTAGTCTACCCTGCCAACTATGCGGACATTCAGTCGGAAAAAGTGGAAGCAGGTTTTCAAACAGAAGATTGGACACCAGCGGAAATACCATATTATTATGATTTTTTATATTTGAAAGATGGAAAAATAATAGAAAATACCATTGATAAAAAGTATGATGATTTAGTACAGCAGGCCATAAAAAACGGAAGGGCCATCAGTGGTAAAATTATAGGATCGAATATTTTTAAGGCTTATACTAGGGGAAATAGACAACTGGTAATAAGATACAGAGTTAATGTTATATTTACCAATGAAAAGCTTTATAGATTCTTTGAAAATTTCGAGTGTGGATATATTGTCCTAATACTAATGATTTGGTTTTTGGGATTTGCTTTGCTTCTCATTCGTTCATCAAATATATTAAAGAGGGAAATTTACAAAATTGCTATGGCGAATGATAACATCAGTCGGATGGATTTGGATTATGAGAGAGAGCATTCTGAATATAAAGAAATAGATGGAGTACTTCGTTCGATTGATGTACTGGCTGAAAATCTAAAAAAATCTCTTGGTGAGCAATGGGATATGCAAGTTAAGCAAAAAGAGTTGGTGGAACAACTTACTCACGACATAAGAACACCAATAACACTGATTAAAGGCAATTTAGAATTATTAAAAGAAGAGCATAGGGATTTGTCATCCGAAAGATTTGCAGATATTTCAAATGGTATTGATAGACTGGAAAAGTATATTGAAAAATTAAAAAAATTTTCTTATACGATGGAAGGGAAAAAAGATGTTGTAAGTAATGAAGTGATTTTATATTGGATTGAGGTAATGTCTAGTATATGTAGGTTAAATGGTCTGACTTTAGAAGTAATAAAAAGTGAATCTAGTAATATTAAGTTAGATAAAGAGGAAGTAGCTGTAGCACTACAAAATATAGTCACTAATGCTGTCGAGTATTCTAAAAAGGGTTCTAAAATAATGGTAGCGTTTAAAGATGAACCTAGTGAATTTATTTTGACAGTTAGAGATGAAGGAATGGGTTTTGATAAAGACTTATTACCTTTACTTACAGAAAAATTTATTTCTGGAAAAGTAAAAGATAAGTGCGATAAACATGGCTTAGGCTTATGGGGAGTGAAGAATATTGTTGTGGCAAATAATGGCAACTTGTATTTGAAAAATTATAGTGGAAGGACGGCAGGGGCTGAGGTTAAAATAGTCTTTAATAAGGAATAA
- a CDS encoding response regulator transcription factor, whose product MNLLIIDDDKDLLKLLKLTFEKEYNVVICDSALKIEPSDLCKYDLIILDIMMEEMSGFEFLTKYRNMIDIPIILLTAKDFEKDKVEGFALGADDYVTKPFSVAEIRARVAAHIRRENREKHSKLIDYPISCDLLSKKIYFDNVEISFTNSEYEICEFLLKNKNQVFSKEKIYTAIYGYDKEGDSSTTITERIKLIRSKFEPYCINPIKTVWGVGYQWEIKKV is encoded by the coding sequence ATGAATCTTCTCATAATAGATGATGACAAGGATTTGCTGAAATTATTAAAGTTAACCTTTGAGAAAGAATATAATGTTGTTATTTGCGATTCGGCACTGAAAATTGAGCCGAGTGATTTATGTAAATATGACTTGATTATTCTTGATATCATGATGGAAGAAATGTCGGGTTTTGAATTTTTGACTAAATATAGAAATATGATAGACATTCCTATTATTTTACTTACAGCGAAAGATTTTGAAAAAGATAAAGTTGAAGGATTTGCACTAGGGGCAGATGATTATGTGACAAAACCATTTTCTGTTGCTGAAATTAGGGCAAGGGTAGCTGCACATATTCGGAGAGAAAATAGAGAGAAACATTCAAAACTTATAGATTATCCGATATCTTGTGATTTGCTTTCGAAAAAAATTTATTTTGATAATGTAGAGATAAGTTTTACAAATAGCGAATATGAAATTTGTGAGTTCTTATTAAAAAATAAAAATCAAGTATTTTCGAAAGAAAAAATTTATACAGCAATTTATGGTTATGACAAGGAAGGTGATAGCTCTACAACGATTACCGAAAGAATCAAATTAATAAGAAGTAAATTTGAGCCATATTGTATAAATCCTATAAAAACAGTTTGGGGAGTTGGTTATCAGTGGGAAATAAAAAAAGTTTAA
- a CDS encoding lantibiotic ABC transporter permease, with amino-acid sequence MFNILKSYWMRTKRTPSRMVLILCPLIFTGLFIVYLLSSAGLKGVELASFFGAYTVLAGFSISFFIPMLYESDKKAGGYANDLRIGICRKKLFFSRFLFIFILLITIEGIAILPFMLFLYFYGIKIQMLNLTVYMIIGAVGLISMVPVYQFLSLKFDYTGSILLGVIFTLAAILLGTTDLGSGIWYYFPFAYPLRLLYGYTHYSFNVDTIVFYLFLSFLISFVSVEIFSFWYNQWDGISKMEE; translated from the coding sequence ATGTTTAATATTTTAAAGTCTTACTGGATGAGAACCAAAAGAACACCATCTAGAATGGTACTTATTTTGTGCCCGTTAATCTTTACTGGTCTTTTTATTGTATATCTTCTAAGTTCTGCTGGTTTAAAAGGAGTAGAGCTTGCCTCTTTTTTTGGAGCATATACTGTTTTGGCAGGCTTTTCTATCAGCTTTTTTATTCCCATGTTATATGAAAGCGATAAAAAAGCTGGAGGATACGCCAATGATTTAAGAATAGGAATTTGTCGAAAAAAATTATTTTTTTCTAGATTTTTATTTATTTTTATATTATTGATCACCATTGAAGGGATAGCGATCTTACCATTTATGTTGTTTTTATACTTTTATGGAATTAAGATTCAAATGTTAAATTTGACAGTTTATATGATAATTGGGGCTGTAGGTTTGATTAGTATGGTGCCAGTGTATCAATTTTTAAGTTTAAAATTTGATTATACAGGTTCTATTTTGTTAGGTGTTATTTTTACCTTGGCTGCCATTCTTTTAGGTACAACGGATTTAGGAAGTGGTATATGGTATTACTTTCCATTTGCTTATCCGCTAAGACTTCTATATGGATATACCCATTACTCTTTTAATGTGGACACTATTGTTTTTTATCTTTTTCTATCTTTTTTGATCTCATTTGTAAGTGTGGAAATATTTTCATTTTGGTATAATCAATGGGACGGAATAAGTAAAATGGAGGAATAA
- a CDS encoding lantibiotic ABC transporter permease — protein MIKMLKVEWIKEKRAANSALKYIVPIIFVLFNLFMVSIMGQSPAGRSYLMATAFNWYPVMILPIVLSLLVVNIVSKEKEEHIALWRRLNILPEKMLIAKNGMVVFELFTILMLSSIGIYLVGKYFLQEEISLKIMVLATCCLFIGSLPVIALSFFIYKLFNKKFLVILINFVFTFPSAMIAVTSYWKFFPWDYNLRILCPIVEVHPNGTFLEKSSPLTAMNAVYVGLVLSVMVYVIITVINIGIERGKSHV, from the coding sequence ATGATTAAGATGCTGAAAGTGGAATGGATTAAGGAAAAAAGAGCTGCCAATTCTGCACTAAAATATATAGTACCTATTATTTTTGTGTTATTTAATCTTTTTATGGTCAGTATTATGGGGCAAAGTCCTGCGGGAAGAAGTTATTTAATGGCCACAGCATTTAATTGGTATCCTGTTATGATTTTACCTATTGTGTTAAGCCTGCTGGTAGTTAATATTGTTAGTAAAGAGAAAGAAGAGCACATTGCTTTGTGGCGAAGACTGAATATACTCCCGGAAAAGATGTTAATTGCCAAGAATGGAATGGTTGTTTTTGAATTATTTACTATTTTGATGTTGTCATCGATCGGAATTTATTTAGTGGGCAAATATTTCTTACAAGAAGAAATTAGTCTTAAAATTATGGTATTAGCCACTTGTTGTTTATTTATTGGAAGTTTGCCGGTAATTGCTTTATCTTTTTTTATTTATAAATTATTTAATAAAAAGTTTTTAGTGATTTTAATTAATTTTGTCTTTACTTTTCCATCAGCAATGATTGCTGTAACCTCGTATTGGAAGTTTTTCCCTTGGGATTATAATTTAAGGATACTATGTCCTATTGTTGAGGTTCATCCCAATGGTACCTTTTTGGAAAAATCATCACCATTAACAGCAATGAACGCCGTGTATGTTGGATTAGTGTTGAGTGTTATGGTGTATGTCATAATAACAGTTATAAATATAGGAATAGAAAGAGGAAAAAGTCATGTTTAA
- a CDS encoding lantibiotic protection ABC transporter ATP-binding subunit: MSILLETKGLTKKYKNGIALNNVSIQVEKGTVYGLLGPNGAGKSTLLKIITRAIPKSSGEVMFENHVLDADDVKKIGAIIEHPAIYPNLTAYENLEIITTLLNIDRKKIDEVLMMVSLTNTGKKLAKEFSLGMKQRLGIAMALINSPSLLILDEPTNGLDPLGIQELRELIKMLSDHGITIILSSHILSEVGQIADKIGIINKGHLSYEGQNSNQSKLEDLFMEIIRKDVTNDD; this comes from the coding sequence ATGAGTATTCTATTAGAAACGAAAGGACTGACAAAAAAATATAAAAATGGGATTGCACTAAATAATGTTTCAATTCAAGTGGAAAAAGGCACGGTATATGGTCTGTTGGGCCCTAATGGTGCGGGAAAATCAACATTACTAAAAATCATAACAAGAGCGATTCCAAAAAGCTCAGGTGAAGTGATGTTTGAAAATCATGTATTAGATGCAGATGATGTAAAGAAAATTGGGGCAATTATTGAGCATCCAGCTATTTATCCAAATTTAACGGCTTATGAAAATTTAGAGATTATTACTACTTTGCTAAATATTGATAGGAAGAAAATTGATGAAGTACTTATGATGGTTTCATTGACGAATACAGGAAAAAAATTAGCAAAAGAGTTCTCCTTAGGTATGAAACAGAGACTCGGTATTGCGATGGCACTGATTAACAGCCCGTCATTATTAATTTTGGATGAACCAACAAATGGGTTGGATCCGTTGGGAATTCAAGAGTTAAGAGAGTTGATAAAAATGCTTTCAGATCATGGGATTACAATCATATTATCAAGTCACATTTTGAGTGAAGTGGGGCAGATTGCGGATAAAATTGGCATCATTAATAAGGGACATTTGAGTTATGAAGGGCAAAATAGCAACCAATCTAAGCTGGAAGATTTATTTATGGAAATTATTAGAAAGGATGTGACGAATGATGATTAA
- a CDS encoding IS110 family transposase — translation MKVTYQTCCGVDVHKSFLVATIIKTTAGIEPSYQKKRFSTFNNSILDFKSWLLKNECHDVCMESTGKYWVPVFNLLEDQINVTIANPKWVKAVKGNKDDTKDSKWIGDLFRLGLVKSSYIPCRLIRILREYTRYRYKLVSCRSSEKNRYQNALTVCNIALDSVVSDIFGKSSSSIIDYLLEQSGTTINHEEISSKLLKSLKSKEDAVIESIEGYQMTDAQKYRMRLIRAHMDYITAEINDIDKQIESLISSDPDYDKAIRLLTTIPGVKRDSAITIISEIGIDMSQFCNSKRLCCWAGLTPGNNESAGKKKSVRITRAGVYLKPALVQCAHAAVKSDKSPYYKTKYESLVKRRGKKRAVIAIARMILIAIYRMLSTGEVWNPSDLYKIDMPAPLAEKQKAKAIKQAKKLLQKEGLLPPDEPLAS, via the coding sequence ATGAAAGTTACTTATCAAACCTGTTGTGGTGTCGATGTTCACAAATCTTTTCTTGTTGCCACAATCATCAAAACTACCGCCGGTATTGAACCTTCTTATCAAAAGAAGCGATTCTCTACCTTCAACAATTCTATTTTAGACTTTAAATCGTGGCTTCTTAAAAATGAATGCCATGATGTCTGTATGGAATCCACAGGTAAATACTGGGTTCCTGTCTTTAATCTTCTCGAAGATCAAATCAACGTTACCATTGCTAATCCCAAATGGGTTAAAGCTGTTAAGGGTAACAAGGACGATACCAAAGATTCTAAATGGATTGGAGACTTATTCCGACTGGGACTTGTGAAAAGCAGCTACATTCCTTGTAGGTTGATCCGTATTCTTAGAGAATACACAAGATATCGTTACAAGCTTGTTTCTTGCCGTTCAAGTGAAAAGAATAGATATCAGAATGCTCTTACTGTTTGTAATATCGCATTAGATTCTGTTGTATCCGATATCTTTGGGAAGTCATCCTCATCCATTATCGATTATCTGCTTGAACAATCAGGTACTACGATTAACCATGAAGAAATCTCTTCAAAACTTCTTAAGAGCCTCAAATCCAAAGAAGACGCTGTGATTGAATCTATCGAAGGATATCAGATGACTGATGCCCAGAAATATCGTATGCGCCTAATTCGCGCACATATGGATTATATCACAGCTGAAATCAATGATATAGATAAACAGATTGAATCTTTGATTTCTTCCGATCCTGATTATGATAAAGCTATTCGGTTACTAACTACCATTCCGGGTGTCAAACGTGATAGTGCAATTACTATCATCTCCGAAATTGGTATTGATATGTCTCAGTTTTGTAATTCTAAACGCTTATGTTGTTGGGCAGGTCTTACCCCCGGCAACAATGAATCTGCCGGTAAGAAGAAATCTGTCCGTATTACACGTGCCGGTGTCTACCTCAAACCTGCATTAGTACAGTGTGCTCATGCAGCCGTGAAATCTGACAAGTCTCCTTACTACAAAACGAAATATGAATCCCTTGTTAAACGCCGTGGCAAGAAAAGAGCTGTTATTGCCATTGCCCGTATGATTCTTATAGCCATCTACCGGATGCTGTCTACCGGAGAGGTATGGAATCCAAGCGATCTTTACAAAATCGATATGCCTGCACCTTTAGCTGAAAAACAGAAGGCTAAGGCTATCAAGCAAGCCAAAAAACTTTTACAAAAGGAAGGACTGCTTCCTCCTGATGAACCTTTAGCTTCTTGA
- a CDS encoding GNAT family N-acetyltransferase, whose amino-acid sequence MNTIVQLLPLECSDREQFILDNQEAFNYGAMEEFGLREDNLEEEGQIISRDTIERSIDGGEAYRIVLDGQKVGGIVIKVDGENGDLDLLFVSPAFQSKGIGYAAWCAVEKLYPEVKVWETVTPYFEQRNIHFYVNRCCFHIVEFFNKYHMDPNDLEMCTEEPGEQFSDGMFRFEKIIS is encoded by the coding sequence ATGAATACTATTGTACAGCTACTTCCTCTTGAATGTAGCGATAGAGAACAGTTTATTTTGGATAATCAGGAAGCCTTTAATTATGGTGCGATGGAAGAATTTGGACTTAGAGAAGACAACTTAGAAGAAGAGGGACAGATTATATCACGGGATACGATTGAGCGGTCCATTGATGGTGGAGAAGCCTACCGCATCGTATTGGATGGGCAAAAAGTCGGCGGTATAGTGATCAAAGTTGACGGTGAAAATGGAGACCTTGATCTTCTTTTTGTTTCCCCTGCATTCCAGAGCAAAGGCATCGGATATGCTGCTTGGTGTGCAGTCGAAAAACTATACCCGGAAGTGAAAGTATGGGAAACGGTCACACCATATTTTGAGCAGCGTAACATTCATTTTTACGTCAATCGTTGTTGCTTCCACATTGTGGAGTTTTTTAACAAATATCACATGGATCCAAATGATCTGGAAATGTGTACAGAAGAACCGGGCGAACAGTTCTCGGACGGAATGTTCAGGTTTGAAAAGATTATTAGTTGA
- a CDS encoding TetR/AcrR family transcriptional regulator produces MIDLLLEKEYSKITIENITQRANISRGTFYQHFLDKDDLAYSIGTETMQRFWEILSQGNLNKEDMLLKALLLIKKDYKHFKAISKAPHVQFKDKVQQLICDLINNNPVIREKIKRYTKISDEIVIRAFAASFETIISFWIDYDLSESPEKVVDNIIKIEQLYWK; encoded by the coding sequence TTGATAGATCTCCTACTTGAAAAGGAGTACTCAAAAATAACCATAGAAAACATAACCCAGAGAGCAAACATTAGCAGAGGAACATTCTATCAACATTTTCTTGATAAGGATGATTTAGCTTATTCTATTGGAACAGAGACGATGCAAAGATTTTGGGAGATTTTATCACAGGGAAATTTAAATAAAGAGGATATGCTTTTAAAGGCCTTATTATTAATTAAAAAGGATTATAAGCATTTTAAAGCGATATCAAAAGCACCCCATGTTCAGTTTAAAGATAAAGTTCAACAACTAATTTGTGATCTAATCAATAACAACCCTGTTATTAGAGAAAAGATTAAAAGATACACGAAGATTTCAGATGAAATTGTTATAAGAGCCTTCGCTGCATCTTTTGAAACTATTATTTCATTCTGGATTGATTATGATTTATCGGAAAGTCCAGAAAAAGTTGTTGATAATATAATTAAAATCGAACAACTATATTGGAAATAA
- a CDS encoding DHA2 family efflux MFS transporter permease subunit yields the protein MTKSRKILGFIGLILAMFMGALDATIVNIAIPDIMENLNTGLTDTSWVATIYVLAMAVFIIPVSKLADVYGRKLIMLLGVVIFGTFSFACMMTDSLFLLIIFRFFQGIGGAILTPIVLPMGIELFGKENTGCITAIMGAFSALAAAGGPVIGGLIIHWTTYHWIFGINVPIAIFAFLMILVGTKESYDLTITKNIDWLGMIFLTCTLGGLTFGLLEGREYGWTSQTIISSFVISVIGLFLLILTERRVKSPIIELKLFKESTFISSSIIYMIFGFAIIVPSLILNYFLQNVRNFSALHSAYLIIPASLAIVVGMPLATKMYQKISARLLISIGLVITAGGLFMLSLVQYNTSQSIIVCCNVIIGLGLGFMAMALTSSVKYLPVNKAGIGSGIVNASRYIGQVIGIALLVTILNSNVNIAKTQIKEIAYNQIETRVLSTDVKKVAKDEIEKTFKTTKDSNNISTKQSSMVETIKAAAKKTDNLPEPKNRSDYRKIYDANQSLINGVETVSSSVPQLSSSLKTISGGRRAEGRPRLAQLLNY from the coding sequence ATGACAAAATCAAGAAAAATTTTAGGATTTATAGGACTGATTTTAGCAATGTTTATGGGGGCCTTAGACGCAACAATTGTCAACATTGCCATACCAGATATTATGGAAAACTTAAATACGGGATTAACTGATACAAGTTGGGTAGCAACAATCTACGTTTTAGCAATGGCTGTATTTATTATTCCAGTTTCAAAACTCGCGGATGTCTACGGTAGAAAGTTGATTATGCTACTTGGTGTAGTAATATTTGGTACTTTCTCATTCGCCTGTATGATGACTGATTCATTGTTTCTCTTAATTATTTTTAGGTTCTTCCAAGGAATTGGAGGTGCAATATTAACTCCAATTGTTCTGCCCATGGGAATTGAACTATTCGGGAAAGAGAATACCGGATGTATTACAGCTATTATGGGTGCCTTTAGTGCCTTAGCTGCAGCGGGAGGGCCGGTAATCGGTGGTTTAATTATCCATTGGACAACATATCATTGGATTTTTGGTATTAATGTTCCAATCGCCATCTTTGCATTCTTAATGATCCTCGTGGGGACAAAAGAATCATATGATTTAACAATTACAAAAAATATTGACTGGCTAGGCATGATTTTTCTTACTTGTACTTTAGGTGGACTTACATTTGGTTTATTGGAAGGTCGCGAGTATGGCTGGACATCGCAAACCATCATATCTAGTTTTGTTATTAGTGTTATAGGCCTATTTCTTCTTATCTTAACCGAAAGAAGAGTAAAATCACCTATTATTGAATTGAAGTTATTTAAGGAAAGTACATTCATATCTTCAAGCATTATTTATATGATTTTCGGATTTGCAATTATCGTACCTTCCTTGATTCTAAATTACTTCTTGCAAAATGTTCGCAACTTTTCTGCTTTACATTCGGCATATCTTATTATTCCTGCCTCTTTAGCTATTGTAGTAGGTATGCCTTTAGCAACTAAGATGTACCAAAAAATTAGTGCAAGATTACTTATTAGTATCGGATTGGTTATTACAGCAGGTGGTCTATTTATGCTTAGTCTTGTTCAGTATAATACTTCACAAAGCATCATTGTTTGTTGTAATGTGATTATTGGCTTAGGACTGGGATTTATGGCAATGGCATTAACATCATCTGTAAAATATTTACCGGTTAATAAGGCCGGAATTGGGTCAGGTATCGTTAATGCTTCCAGATATATTGGGCAAGTTATAGGTATTGCTCTTTTGGTTACCATTTTGAATAGTAATGTCAACATTGCTAAAACACAAATTAAGGAAATAGCCTACAACCAGATTGAAACACGTGTTTTATCAACAGATGTAAAAAAAGTTGCTAAGGATGAAATTGAAAAAACTTTCAAGACTACAAAGGATAGCAATAATATTTCAACCAAACAAAGTAGTATGGTTGAGACAATCAAAGCAGCTGCTAAAAAGACAGATAATCTTCCGGAACCTAAAAACAGAAGTGATTATAGAAAGATTTATGATGCAAATCAGTCATTGATTAATGGAGTTGAAACCGTTAGTTCAAGTGTCCCTCAATTATCAAGTAGTTTGAAAACTATATCCGGAGGGCGGAGGGCAGAGGGCAGGCCAAGGTTGGCACAGCTATTAAATTATTAG
- a CDS encoding 4Fe-4S binding protein, with the protein MEAKNYLKYIVDEIHTVIVATVDSEGLPVTAAIDMMDADDSSLYFLTARGKNLYDRLSDRKFLAFTAMKGEDTMSRVAVSVRGKVRELGYEKIPELFEKNQYMYQIYPTVESRKALTVFQIYEGTGEWFDLSKKPIERANFSFGVKTDEMKGYFITDGCIGCGKCVEVCPQDCINQETIPYVIENKHCLHCGNCLTVCSVGAVERR; encoded by the coding sequence ATGGAAGCGAAGAATTATTTAAAATATATAGTAGATGAAATTCATACAGTTATAGTCGCGACTGTAGATAGCGAAGGTCTTCCGGTTACGGCGGCTATTGATATGATGGATGCAGACGATTCAAGTTTATATTTTCTGACTGCAAGAGGTAAGAATTTATACGATAGATTATCGGACAGGAAATTTCTTGCATTTACAGCTATGAAAGGCGAGGACACAATGTCACGAGTGGCGGTATCTGTAAGAGGGAAAGTTAGAGAACTTGGATATGAAAAAATCCCTGAGTTATTTGAAAAGAACCAATATATGTATCAAATATATCCAACTGTTGAATCAAGAAAAGCCCTGACAGTATTTCAAATTTATGAAGGTACAGGAGAATGGTTTGACTTATCTAAAAAGCCTATAGAGAGAGCAAATTTTTCTTTTGGAGTTAAAACAGATGAAATGAAAGGTTATTTTATTACGGATGGTTGTATCGGATGTGGTAAGTGTGTGGAAGTTTGTCCACAAGATTGCATTAACCAAGAGACCATACCCTATGTAATTGAGAATAAGCATTGTCTGCATTGCGGTAACTGCTTAACGGTTTGCTCGGTTGGTGCAGTGGAAAGAAGGTAA